The genomic interval GGGACGGTGTGGATCTATTTATCGATTCTGAATTTTTGCCGGTATTGATTTAAAGTCATGCCGATATTCTTTTTGAAAACCACCGACATATATTCCGGGTGATCAAACCCTGTAAGGCTCGCGATGTGGGCCAATGTATAAGTTGTCTCGAGCAGGAGTTGCTTTATTTTCTGAATCTGCACATTGCGAATTTCTACCTGGGGTGTTTTCCCAAGGTATTTTCTGAATCTCCGCTCCAATCCGCTTCGGGATATGTGGGTTTTCTTAACGATCCAATCCACCGTGATTCCCTCGCAAGCTTTGTTTTTAATCAGGTGCAACGCAGAGGTAACAAAAGGATCATCGATACAAAATGCGTCGGTTGAACGACGGTTAATGATTTCCCCCGGTTCAATGAAGGTTTCCTTCTCACCGGGTATGTAGCCTTCCATCATTTTATCGATGAGCTTGGCTGCCGTTTGTCCGTAATACTCCGAATTGAGAGAAATGCTGCTAAGTTGCGGATTGCAGAGCTCGCATCTAATCGTGTCGTTGTTTACTCCCAGAATGGACACTTCTTCTGGCACCTGGATTTCAAGAAGACTACAGGCCTCAATGATCTGAA from Verrucomicrobiota bacterium carries:
- a CDS encoding DNA-binding transcriptional regulator, yielding MIRHPKVALVFACYLDQDAQVLHAISTYNGLNNRWTGFVDDQAFSKNTPNYVLSGQWDGVICKEHAPELFQQCIERKIPCIDLSDHPTVTAGIPKIRPDNKAIGHMAGEFFVEKGYRNFAFCGFEGLAWSEERKEGFIEALGLVGQKSTIFDVELPERAEAQWDKSSVQHIMEWLDKIPKPLAVLAANDMRGIQIIEACSLLEIQVPEEVSILGVNNDTIRCELCNPQLSSISLNSEYYGQTAAKLIDKMMEGYIPGEKETFIEPGEIINRRSTDAFCIDDPFVTSALHLIKNKACEGITVDWIVKKTHISRSGLERRFRKYLGKTPQVEIRNVQIQKIKQLLLETTYTLAHIASLTGFDHPEYMSVVFKKNIGMTLNQYRQKFRIDK